The following are from one region of the Mycolicibacterium helvum genome:
- the ndk gene encoding nucleoside-diphosphate kinase — translation MTERTLVLIKPDGVERRVVGEIISRIERKGLTIAALELKQVSDELARAHYAEHDGKPFFDSLLEFITSAPVVAAILEGPRAIAAFRQLAGGTDPVEKATPGTIRGDFGLETQFNLVHGSDSPESAEREIGLWFPGI, via the coding sequence GTGACTGAGCGGACCCTGGTTTTGATCAAGCCCGACGGCGTCGAGCGACGGGTGGTCGGCGAGATCATCAGCCGAATCGAACGCAAAGGCCTGACGATCGCTGCCCTGGAGCTCAAGCAGGTCAGTGACGAGCTGGCCCGTGCGCACTACGCCGAGCACGACGGCAAGCCGTTCTTCGACTCGCTGCTGGAATTCATCACCTCAGCCCCGGTGGTGGCGGCGATCTTGGAAGGCCCCCGTGCGATCGCGGCGTTTCGCCAGCTCGCCGGTGGAACCGACCCGGTGGAGAAGGCCACACCGGGCACGATCCGCGGTGATTTCGGCCTGGAAACGCAGTTCAATCTCGTGCACGGCTCGGACTCTCCAGAGTCCGCCGAGCGCGAGATCGGCCTCTGGTTTCCCGGCATCTGA
- a CDS encoding DUF4233 domain-containing protein, with translation MTDTPEVPKPDAAGPAAPPPDPWKSFRGVMAGTLILEAIVVLLALPVVNMVGGGLTAWSTAYLVGFAVFLVLLAGVQGRSWAVWLNLGVQLILVAGFVVYPAVGMVGLVFAIVWGIIAYLRVEVLRRQRRGLLPGQQ, from the coding sequence ATGACCGACACGCCCGAGGTGCCCAAGCCCGATGCCGCCGGCCCGGCGGCTCCACCGCCGGATCCCTGGAAGTCCTTCCGCGGCGTCATGGCCGGCACGCTCATCCTCGAAGCGATCGTGGTCCTGTTGGCGCTGCCCGTCGTCAACATGGTCGGCGGTGGGCTCACCGCCTGGTCGACGGCCTATCTCGTCGGCTTTGCGGTGTTCCTGGTGCTGCTGGCCGGCGTGCAGGGGCGGTCGTGGGCGGTCTGGCTGAATCTGGGTGTCCAGCTGATCCTGGTCGCCGGGTTCGTCGTGTACCCCGCCGTCGGGATGGTCGGGCTCGTATTCGCGATCGTCTGGGGGATCATCGCCTACCTCCGCGTCGAGGTCCTGCGCAGGCAGCGCCGCGGCCTACTGCCCGGCCAGCAGTAG
- the folC gene encoding bifunctional tetrahydrofolate synthase/dihydrofolate synthase: protein MTLPEPLDGRSETQPPTPDEIAALLQVEHLLDQRWPETKLEPSTTRIEALMEVLGSPQLSYPCIHIAGTNGKTSVARIVDALLTAFSRRTGRTTSPHLQSAVERIAIDNEPISPARYVEVYREIEPFVQMVDAQSEASGGPRMSKFEVLTAMAFAAFADAPIDVAVIEVGMGGRWDATNVVDAPVAVITPIGIDHTEYLGDTVAEIAAEKAGIIGAPRGDLVPIDTVAIIGRQAPEAMEVLLAQAVASDAAVAREDSEFAVLDRQVAVGGQVLQLQGLGGVYPDIFLPLHGEHQAHNAVVALAAVEAFFGAGSDRQLDIDTVRAGFAAAASPGRLERMRSAPTVFIDAAHNPAGAAALADALGTEFDFRFLVGVLSVMGDKDVTGILTALEPAFDQVVVTHNGSPRALEVDALAMRAEEIFGPDRVVRAETLPDAIEVATALVEDSQGESDGFSGAGIVITGSVVTAGAARTLFGKDPQ, encoded by the coding sequence ATGACCCTGCCGGAGCCGCTGGACGGGCGATCTGAGACCCAGCCGCCGACGCCTGACGAGATCGCCGCGCTGTTGCAGGTGGAGCATCTGCTCGATCAGCGCTGGCCGGAAACCAAGCTGGAGCCCAGCACCACCCGCATCGAGGCGCTGATGGAGGTGCTCGGCTCACCACAGCTGAGCTATCCGTGCATCCACATCGCCGGGACCAACGGCAAGACGTCGGTGGCTCGCATCGTCGATGCGCTGCTCACGGCGTTCAGCCGCCGGACCGGGCGCACCACCAGCCCGCACCTACAGTCCGCCGTCGAGCGCATCGCCATCGACAACGAGCCGATCAGCCCGGCGCGCTACGTCGAGGTCTACCGCGAGATCGAACCGTTCGTTCAGATGGTCGACGCTCAATCAGAAGCCAGCGGTGGCCCGCGTATGAGCAAGTTCGAAGTGCTCACCGCCATGGCGTTCGCCGCCTTCGCCGACGCACCCATCGACGTCGCTGTCATCGAGGTCGGGATGGGTGGGCGCTGGGATGCCACCAACGTCGTTGACGCGCCGGTGGCGGTGATCACCCCGATCGGCATCGATCACACCGAGTACCTTGGCGACACCGTTGCCGAGATCGCCGCCGAGAAAGCCGGCATCATCGGTGCGCCGCGCGGCGATCTGGTCCCGATCGACACCGTCGCGATCATCGGTCGCCAGGCGCCCGAAGCGATGGAAGTGCTTCTGGCCCAGGCGGTTGCGTCCGACGCTGCGGTGGCCCGCGAGGATTCCGAGTTCGCCGTGCTGGATCGCCAGGTTGCCGTCGGTGGGCAGGTGTTGCAGTTGCAAGGTCTCGGCGGGGTGTACCCCGACATCTTCCTGCCGCTGCACGGTGAGCATCAGGCCCACAACGCCGTCGTGGCGCTGGCCGCGGTCGAAGCGTTTTTCGGCGCCGGCTCCGACCGGCAGCTGGATATCGACACGGTACGAGCCGGATTCGCCGCGGCGGCCAGCCCCGGCCGGCTCGAGCGGATGCGCAGCGCGCCGACGGTGTTCATCGATGCCGCGCACAACCCTGCCGGCGCGGCCGCTCTCGCCGACGCACTCGGCACTGAGTTCGACTTCCGATTCCTCGTCGGAGTGCTGTCGGTGATGGGGGACAAGGACGTCACCGGCATCCTCACCGCGTTGGAGCCGGCGTTCGACCAGGTCGTCGTCACACACAACGGCTCACCCCGCGCACTCGAGGTCGATGCTCTGGCGATGCGGGCGGAGGAGATCTTCGGGCCGGACCGGGTGGTGCGCGCCGAGACGCTGCCCGACGCGATCGAGGTCGCCACTGCATTGGTCGAGGACTCGCAGGGAGAATCCGACGGATTCTCCGGGGCCGGAATCGTCATCACCGGATCCGTGGTGACCGCGGGCGCGGCACGCACCCTGTTCGGGAAGGACCCGCAATGA
- a CDS encoding valine--tRNA ligase, protein MTTTDDSRADALPKSWEPGAVETQIYQGWVDAGYFQADATSGKPAYSIVLPPPNVTGSLHMGHALDHTLMDALTRRKRMQGYEVLWLPGMDHAGIATQSVVEKQLAADGKTKEDFGRELFVDKVWDWKRQSGGTIGGQMRRLGDGVDWSRDRFTMDDGLSRAVRTIFKRLYDAGLIYQAERLVNWSPVLETAISDLEVKYEDIEGELVSFRYGSMDDSQPHLVVATTRIETMLGDTAIAVHPDDERYRDLIGRTVPHPFQDRQIPIVADAHVDPEFGTGAVKVTPAHDPNDFEIGMRHNLPMPSIMDTKGRIADTGTQFDGMDRFEARVKVREALAAEGRIVAEKRPYLHSVGHSERSGEPIEPRLSLQWWVKVESMAKAAGDAVRDGDIVIHPKSLEPRWFGWVDDMHDWCISRQLWWGHRIPIWHGPDGQKVCVGPDDTPPEGWEQDPDVLDTWFSSALWPFSTMGWPERTPELEKFYPTSVLVTGYDILFFWVARMVMFGTFVSGDETITLDGARGPQVPFENVFLHGLIRDEHGRKMSKSRGNGIDPLDWVQLFGADALRFTLARGASPGGDLSIGEDAARASRNFATKLFNATRFALMNGAALAPLPDAADLTDADRWILGRLEEVRVEVDSTLDGYEFSRACESLYHFAWDEFCDWYLELAKVQLAEGLSRTTAVLAAVLDTLLKLLHPVMPFVTEVLWKALTGGESLVIAQWPTASGIALDPVAAGRIADMQKLVTEIRRFRSDQGLADRQKVPARLSGIDAAGLDGQVAPVTALAWLTKSGADFTASAHIEVRLSGGTVNVEVDTSGTVDVAAERRRLEKDLAAARKELAGTAAKLGNEAFLAKAPDDIVAKIRSRQQLASEEVERITARLAALA, encoded by the coding sequence GTGACCACCACTGACGACTCTCGCGCCGACGCCCTGCCCAAGTCTTGGGAACCCGGGGCGGTAGAGACGCAGATCTATCAGGGCTGGGTCGATGCCGGCTATTTCCAGGCCGACGCCACGAGCGGCAAGCCCGCGTACTCGATCGTGCTGCCACCCCCGAACGTCACCGGCAGCCTGCACATGGGTCACGCGCTGGACCACACCTTGATGGACGCGCTGACCCGTCGCAAGCGCATGCAGGGTTACGAGGTGCTGTGGCTGCCGGGGATGGACCACGCCGGTATCGCCACCCAGAGCGTGGTCGAGAAGCAGCTCGCCGCGGACGGGAAGACCAAAGAGGACTTCGGCCGCGAGCTGTTCGTCGACAAGGTCTGGGACTGGAAGCGTCAATCCGGTGGCACCATCGGCGGCCAGATGCGCCGGCTCGGCGACGGGGTGGACTGGAGCCGGGACCGGTTCACCATGGACGACGGACTGTCGCGGGCGGTGCGCACGATCTTCAAACGCCTTTACGACGCTGGGCTGATTTATCAAGCCGAGCGGCTGGTGAACTGGTCGCCCGTCCTGGAGACGGCGATCAGCGACCTCGAGGTCAAATACGAGGACATCGAGGGCGAGCTGGTGTCGTTCCGGTATGGGTCGATGGACGACTCCCAACCGCACCTTGTCGTGGCCACCACCCGGATCGAGACCATGCTCGGTGATACTGCGATCGCGGTGCATCCCGACGACGAGCGCTACCGGGACCTGATTGGACGCACCGTACCCCACCCATTTCAAGACCGGCAGATCCCGATCGTTGCTGACGCGCACGTCGACCCCGAGTTCGGCACCGGCGCAGTCAAAGTCACTCCCGCTCACGACCCCAACGACTTCGAGATCGGGATGCGGCACAACCTGCCGATGCCCTCGATCATGGACACCAAAGGCCGGATCGCCGACACTGGAACGCAATTCGACGGTATGGACCGCTTCGAGGCTCGGGTCAAAGTCCGCGAGGCGCTGGCCGCCGAGGGGCGGATCGTCGCCGAGAAGCGGCCATACCTGCATAGCGTCGGGCACTCCGAACGCAGCGGTGAGCCGATCGAGCCGCGGCTGAGCCTGCAGTGGTGGGTGAAGGTCGAATCGATGGCCAAGGCGGCGGGCGACGCGGTGCGGGACGGCGACATTGTGATCCACCCGAAGAGCCTGGAGCCGCGCTGGTTCGGCTGGGTCGACGATATGCACGATTGGTGCATCTCTCGTCAGCTGTGGTGGGGGCATCGCATTCCGATCTGGCACGGTCCCGACGGTCAGAAGGTGTGTGTCGGGCCCGACGACACCCCGCCGGAGGGCTGGGAGCAGGACCCCGATGTGCTGGACACCTGGTTCTCCTCGGCGCTGTGGCCGTTCTCCACCATGGGCTGGCCTGAGCGGACGCCAGAACTGGAGAAGTTCTATCCGACAAGCGTTTTGGTGACCGGATACGACATCCTGTTTTTCTGGGTGGCCCGCATGGTGATGTTCGGCACGTTCGTGTCGGGCGACGAGACCATCACCCTCGACGGCGCGCGTGGACCCCAGGTGCCGTTCGAAAACGTCTTCCTGCACGGGCTGATCCGCGACGAGCACGGCCGCAAGATGAGCAAGTCCCGGGGCAACGGGATCGATCCGCTGGACTGGGTGCAACTGTTCGGCGCAGACGCCTTGCGGTTCACGCTGGCTCGCGGCGCCAGCCCCGGCGGTGATCTGTCCATCGGCGAAGACGCGGCCCGGGCCTCCCGCAATTTCGCCACCAAGCTGTTCAACGCGACCCGGTTCGCGCTGATGAACGGCGCCGCGCTGGCACCGCTGCCGGATGCCGCCGACCTGACCGACGCCGACCGCTGGATCCTGGGCCGGCTGGAAGAGGTTCGGGTCGAAGTGGATTCGACGCTCGATGGCTACGAGTTCAGTCGGGCGTGCGAATCGCTCTACCACTTCGCCTGGGATGAGTTCTGCGACTGGTACCTGGAGTTGGCCAAAGTGCAACTGGCCGAGGGGCTTTCGCGCACCACCGCAGTGCTCGCCGCAGTGCTGGATACCCTGCTCAAGCTGCTGCACCCGGTGATGCCCTTCGTTACCGAGGTGCTGTGGAAAGCGCTGACCGGTGGCGAATCACTGGTGATCGCGCAGTGGCCGACGGCCTCCGGGATCGCACTGGATCCGGTTGCGGCGGGGCGGATCGCTGATATGCAGAAGCTGGTGACCGAGATCCGGCGGTTCCGCAGCGACCAGGGTCTGGCCGACCGGCAGAAGGTGCCGGCCCGGCTCTCGGGGATCGATGCCGCCGGGCTGGACGGTCAGGTCGCCCCGGTCACCGCCCTGGCCTGGCTGACCAAATCGGGTGCGGACTTCACGGCAAGCGCCCACATCGAGGTGCGGCTCTCGGGTGGCACCGTCAACGTCGAGGTCGATACCTCGGGCACCGTCGACGTGGCCGCCGAACGCCGCCGCCTGGAGAAGGATCTGGCCGCTGCGCGGAAGGAATTGGCAGGCACCGCAGCCAAACTCGGCAACGAGGCATTCCTGGCCAAGGCGCCCGACGATATCGTCGCCAAGATCCGGTCCCGTCAGCAGCTGGCCAGCGAGGAAGTCGAGCGGATCACCGCACGGCTGGCTGCGCTGGCATGA
- a CDS encoding DUF937 domain-containing protein, with the protein MAGFDDLFSQIPVADIASRLGAPEEEVNQAIQTLVPTLVGSIQHNVASDDVDSSKLESAIATEGGSGLLDGGVNVDQVDTGAGEQLVARIFGGNDTSQVASALSGSGAGGGDLIKKLLPILIPIVLAYLGKQSAGGTAAGGTSGGGLSDVLGSILGGASGGSGGANNPLGSILGNVLGGKQGGAIGDILGGLLGGKK; encoded by the coding sequence ATGGCCGGTTTCGACGATCTCTTCAGTCAAATTCCCGTGGCGGATATCGCCAGCAGGCTTGGTGCCCCTGAGGAGGAAGTCAACCAGGCGATCCAGACCCTGGTGCCCACGCTCGTCGGCAGCATCCAGCACAACGTCGCCTCGGACGACGTCGACTCCAGCAAGCTCGAATCGGCTATCGCCACCGAGGGTGGCAGTGGTCTGCTCGACGGCGGCGTGAACGTCGACCAGGTGGACACGGGTGCGGGCGAACAGCTCGTCGCGCGGATCTTTGGCGGCAATGACACCAGCCAGGTGGCCTCGGCGCTGTCCGGGTCGGGTGCCGGCGGCGGTGACCTGATCAAGAAGCTGCTGCCGATCTTGATTCCCATCGTGCTGGCCTACCTGGGCAAGCAGTCGGCCGGCGGTACGGCTGCGGGCGGGACGTCCGGCGGTGGGCTCAGCGACGTGCTGGGCAGCATCCTGGGCGGGGCGAGCGGCGGATCCGGCGGCGCGAACAACCCGCTCGGCAGCATTCTGGGCAATGTGCTCGGGGGCAAACAGGGCGGCGCGATCGGCGACATCCTGGGCGGGCTGCTGGGCGGGAAGAAGTAG
- a CDS encoding saccharopine dehydrogenase family protein: MTAPQREFDIVLYGATGFVGKLTAEYLARAGGDVRVALAGRSPDKLLAVRQTLGESAQSWPILTADAGSPSSLNDMAARTRVVITTVGPYTRYGLPLVAACAAAGTDYADLTGEAMFVRQSIDDYHKQAVDTGARIVHACGFDSIPSDMSVFALYRQAQRDGTGDLGDTDFVLRGFSGGVSGGTVASMIEVFRASSNDPNTRRMLEDPYTLTDDRAVEPELGPQPDLPWRRGGNIAPELAGVWTTGFVMAMYNTRIVRRSNALLDYAYGRRFRYAENMSVGSSVAAPVASALASAANNGVVALGSRFFRFLPRRLVERVAPKPGTGPSEQTRDRGYYRAETYTTTTTGARYRATISQQGDPGYKATSVMLGECGLALALDRDKLSDLRGVLTPAAAMGDALLDRFPAAEISLVTVRLKD, translated from the coding sequence ATGACGGCACCGCAGCGGGAATTCGACATCGTCCTCTATGGGGCCACGGGATTCGTCGGCAAGCTCACCGCCGAGTACCTGGCCCGCGCCGGCGGGGATGTCCGGGTCGCGCTGGCCGGCCGGTCGCCGGACAAGCTGCTGGCGGTTCGGCAGACCCTCGGCGAATCAGCGCAATCCTGGCCCATCCTGACTGCCGACGCCGGCTCCCCGTCATCGCTCAACGATATGGCTGCGCGCACCCGTGTCGTCATCACCACCGTCGGGCCCTATACCCGCTACGGCCTGCCGCTGGTGGCCGCCTGCGCGGCGGCGGGCACCGACTACGCCGACCTCACCGGCGAGGCGATGTTCGTGCGGCAGAGCATTGACGACTATCACAAGCAGGCCGTCGACACCGGGGCGCGGATCGTGCACGCGTGCGGATTCGATTCCATCCCTTCGGATATGAGCGTGTTCGCGCTCTACCGGCAGGCCCAGCGCGACGGCACCGGCGACCTGGGGGACACCGATTTCGTGCTGCGCGGCTTCTCCGGCGGGGTGTCGGGCGGCACGGTCGCCTCGATGATCGAGGTCTTCCGCGCCTCCTCCAACGACCCGAACACCCGGCGCATGCTCGAGGACCCCTACACGCTGACCGACGACCGAGCTGTCGAGCCCGAACTCGGCCCCCAGCCCGACCTGCCGTGGCGCCGCGGCGGCAATATTGCGCCCGAGCTGGCCGGGGTGTGGACCACGGGCTTCGTGATGGCGATGTACAACACCCGAATCGTGCGGCGCAGCAACGCACTTCTGGATTACGCGTACGGCCGCCGGTTCCGCTACGCGGAGAATATGAGTGTCGGCTCCTCAGTCGCGGCACCGGTGGCATCGGCGCTGGCGAGTGCGGCGAACAATGGTGTCGTCGCGCTGGGCAGCCGGTTCTTCCGCTTCCTGCCGCGCCGGCTGGTGGAGCGCGTCGCGCCCAAACCCGGCACCGGCCCCAGTGAGCAGACCCGCGACCGCGGCTACTACCGCGCCGAGACCTACACGACCACCACGACCGGTGCGCGCTACCGGGCCACCATTTCCCAGCAGGGCGATCCGGGCTACAAGGCAACCTCGGTGATGCTCGGCGAATGCGGGCTGGCGCTGGCACTCGACCGTGACAAGCTCTCTGATCTGCGCGGTGTGCTCACGCCCGCCGCCGCCATGGGTGACGCTCTGCTCGACCGGTTTCCGGCAGCGGAGATTTCCCTGGTGACGGTTCGCCTCAAGGACTAG